In one Alnus glutinosa chromosome 14, dhAlnGlut1.1, whole genome shotgun sequence genomic region, the following are encoded:
- the LOC133857852 gene encoding probable RNA-dependent RNA polymerase 5 — translation MQNVPNHNVVNKKPSDFSAEELEEELFKLFLTTRFQPSYAKSVAADSWLALMDRLLILREYWIEEKDHVKANILQLIDIYYDALDAPKKGGRKAEIFQGSPPPGT, via the exons ATGCAAAATGTACCCAATCATAATGTAGTCAATAAAAAGCCAAGTGATTTTTCAGCTGAGGAACTTGAGGAAGAGCTTTTTAAACTGTTCCTGACAACTAGGTTTCAGCCAAG CTACGCTAAGAGTGTGGCAGCTGATAGCTGGTTGGCATTAATGGATCGGCTTCTAATTCTGCGGGAGTATTGGATTGAAGAGAAAGATCACGTGAAGGCAAACATACTTCAGTTGATTGATATATACTATGATGCTTTAGATGCACCGAAAAAGGGTGGACGAAAG GCTGAAATTTTTCAAGGCTCACCACCACCTGGCACCTGA
- the LOC133857522 gene encoding uncharacterized mitochondrial protein AtMg00810-like — MKLPPSFANCGPSKVYKLQKSLYGLKQVSRQWFARFSSTLISHGFTQSKTDYSLFTRAQASSFIALLVYVDDIVIASDNVAAVLELTQFLNSVFSLKDLGPLKYFLGIEVARSDKGISISQQKYALEILEDSSVLGAKLVLFPMDCNLKLSRGDGELLDDPFSYRRLVGRLVYLTITLQDLSFSVQLLSQFMDSPRKPHMDAAFWVLRYLKSSPGQGLLFPFDSSLKLKAFCDSDWAACPDIRRSVTGFCVFLGDSMISWKSKKQHTVLGLRLRLNTRSSAEAEYRSMAAVTCEITWLLALLQDLHLSHPQAALVFCDNQAALHIAANPVFHERTKHIELDCHLVLEKFTQGLIWTLHVKSAHQLANIFTKALPRLVFHDLMSKMNVINIFHPS; from the coding sequence ATGAAACTTCCTCCTAGTTTTGCCAATTGTGGACCATCAAAAGTCTACAAGTTACAGAAATCTCTTTATGGCCTCAAGCAGGTTTCTCGGCAATGGTTTGCCAGGTTTTCTTCCACTTTGATTTCACATGGTTTTACACAGTCTAAGACTGATTATTCGTTGTTCACTCGTGCACAGGCTTCTTCCTTTATTGCTTTGCTTGTTTACGTCGATGATATAGTCATTGCTAGCGACAACGTTGCAGCAGTTTTGGAGCTTACTCAATTTCTTAATAGTGTCTTTAGTCTCAAAGACCTAGGTCCATTGAAGTATTTTCTTGGGATAGAGGTTGCCCGTAGTGATAAAGGCATATCTATTTCTCAGCAAAAATATGCATTGGAGATCCTAGAGGATTCTAGTGTTCTCGGTGCTAAACTAGTTCTCTTCCCCATGGATTGCAATCTTAAACTATCTCGGGGTGATGGTGAGCTCCTTGATGATCCCTTTAGTTATCGCAGATTAGTTGGCAGATTGGTTTACTTAACCATTACACTGCAGGATCTTTCTTTTTCGGTTCAGTTATTAAGTCAGTTTATGGATTCTCCTAGAAAACCACATATGGATGCTGCATTCTGGGTCTTGAGATACTTAAAATCATCTCCAGGACAGGGTCTCTTATTTCCTTTTGATTCTTCTCTAAAGTTGAAGGCTTTTTGTGACTCGGATTGGGCTGCATGCCCAGATATTCGTCGTTCTGTCactggtttttgtgttttcttaggAGATTCTATGATTTCTTGGAAGTCAAAGAAGCAGCATACAGTTTTAGGTCTTCGGCTGAGGCTGAATACGAGGTCTTCGGCTGAGGCTGAATACCGGTCTATGGCTGCTGTGACTTGTGAGATTACATGGTTACTTGCCTTGCTTCAAGATCTTCACCTTTCTCATCCTCAAGCAGCTTTAGTTTTCTGTGATAATCAAGCTGCCCTTCACATTGCAGCAAATCCAGTGTTCCATGAACGAACTAAACACATAGAATTGGATTGTCATCTTGTACTTGAGAAATTTACTCAAGGGTTAATATGGACATTGCATGTCAAGTCTGCTCATCAACTAGCAAACATCTTTACAAAGGCTCTACCTCGTCTTGTTTTTCATGATCTTATGTCCAAGATGAATGTCATCAATATCTTCCATCCATCTTGA
- the LOC133858099 gene encoding uncharacterized protein LOC133858099, whose product MADPWSPQVALPDEVEQLLQKICKDQKQEPPRADVRQKLASLGEEAALGILREISASTIRKSLGGFIVYMINKASSQRLAPVSPLRTPSSPSRPMFSPPQDSDMVSERSTMNDFPFSNENASSPFFLHNGDNPGTVLVSQILTGDNFSTWRRSMEMALTAKNKIGFLDGSIPKPFSTDSSFSAWTRCNTMVLSWILNSISAEIANSVIFIDSAAAMWSDLQERFSQSNGPRIFQLRKKISVLAQGNNSVSAYYTQLKGLWDELLSFRPVSNCSCGGSKVLVEHHQQEYVFHFLMGLNESFANIRGQILLVDPLPPINKVFSLVIQEERQRELCASSSFVHDTAALLTKTDHSPSNSYPKQSQFCKPRPLCSHCGLLGHTIEKCCKLHGHPPGYEPKPRPASAHQVQSTVQSSDSVQISVTQEQCQQLLALLKLHDVSTNPSTQASSSAPPQDHIFSNMAELAHLEDD is encoded by the exons ATGGCGGACCCTTGGTCTCCACAAGTGGCGCTGCCTGACGAGGTGGAGCAACTGCTCCAGAAAATATGCAAGGACCAGAAGCAGGAGCCCCCGAGGGCCGACGTGCGGCAGAAGCTAGCCTCGCTCGGCGAGGAAGCGGCTCTCGGCATCCTCCGTGAAATATCGGCCTCTACCATCAGGAAAAGCCTCGGCGGATTCATCGTCTACATGATCAACAAAGCCTCCTCTCAGAGGCTTGCCCCCGTCTCTCCTCTTCGCACTCCCTCCTCTCCTTCCCGCCCCATGTTCAGCCCGCCACAAG ATTctgatatggtatcagagcgttCAACCATGAACGATTTTCCATTCTCCAATGAGAATGCTTCTAGTCCGTTCTTTCTTCACAACGGCGACAATCCCGGCACGGTGCTTGTGTCTCAGATCTTGACCGGTGACAATTTCAGCACTTGGCGCCGATCTATGGAGATGGCTCTCACTGCCAAAAATAAAATCGGTTTTCTTGATGGTTCCATTCCTAAACCATTTTCTACTGATTCGTCCTTTTCCGCTTGGACGCGATGCAATACGATGGTCCTCTCCTGGATCCTCAACTCGATTTCTGCTGAGATAGCCAATAGCGTGATTTTCATTGATTCAGCCGCTGCTATGTGGTCTGATCTTCAAGAACGCTTCTCCCAGAGCAATGGTCCCAGAATTTTTCAGTTGCGGAAGAAAATCTCTGTTCTTGCTCAAGGTAACAATTCAGTCAGTGCCTATTATACTCAATTGAAGGGGCTTTGGGACGAGTTATTGAGCTTTCGTCCTGTTTCCAACTGTTCTTGCGGTGGATCGAAGGTTCTTGTTGAGCATCATCAGCAAGAGTATGTATTTCATTTTCTCATGGGCTTAAACGAGTCCTTTGCTAACATTAGAGGTCAGATTCTTCTGGTAGATCCTCTTCCACCTATAAACAAAGTGTTTTCCTTGGTGATTCAAGAAGAGAGGCAGCGTGAGCTCTGTGCTTCTTCTTCGTTTGTGCATGATACTGCAGCTTTATTAACCAAGACTGATCATTCTCCTTCCAATTCATATCCTAAACAGTCACAATTTTGTAAACCACGTCCTCTCTGTTCCCATTGTGGTCTTTTAGGCCATACCATTGAAAAATGTTGCAAATTACACGGCCATCCTCCAGGTTACGAACCTAAGCCGCGTCCTGCTTCCGCTCATCAGGTTCAGAGTACAGTTCAGTCTTCCGATTCTGTCCAAATTTCTGTGACTCAAGAGCAATGTCAACAATTGCTTGCTCTACTCAAGCTTCATGATGTGTCTACTAATCCTTCAACTCAAGCAAGTTCTTCTGCACCTCCACAGGACCATATCTTTTCTAATATGGCAG AACTTGCACACTTGGAGGACGATTGA